A DNA window from Acetilactobacillus jinshanensis contains the following coding sequences:
- a CDS encoding DNA internalization-related competence protein ComEC/Rec2, whose translation MLHQRRLSPAKQTTQILKVYPDELQINENYVHGTGILIHPHQKILIHGVINSSAQLKELKTNHHAQLWQVNGDVDSIEKPTNVNQFDANRYYQSTGITNSLKINQIHKISNLEGIDLVNWIHSFRQRLISRAQNLPPSLKIYVLSLILGETDQESSPELSGIKQLGLIHLFSISGFHVYYLVGILEFILVHLRLTRERYRILIFGFLPIYYIFAGSSIGLLRSILMVEIGLLSRSMNFRISPLNVWSLALMANLMIAPQSLIQFGCQLSYVLSFALIFTRNYQFWKQTIFMNMVSFPFIIFNIYNWHVLTIAANLLILPLFSVIVFPVVIIGAIISHVSTVMGQLADLFLNFFDKFLNVISNLPGNIYFGKPNAGLVIIAFLITLLMVGKPSWRLIWTLFSLYLLMFTVIHFPLNGEVSYFDVGQGDSFLVRTPFNRSVTIIDTGGKLNFGHQPTNYQALRTSINYLNSRGIHTVDNLCLSHQDADHCGDVPAFLQKMNVKRLFIPLGMNKNIRFMNRIRPYMNRTQLIPVKNDDVIPQTTLKVVHPFTGGLGTNADSMVLHGLFGGKQWLFMGDLDKNGETDIIHHYPNLRTNVLKLGHHGSSTSTGQEFLARVNPQVAIISAGRHNRYHHPDPQIVQLVRRHGIKIFNTQNNGMITYNYHGNNGYWSTNN comes from the coding sequence GTGCTACATCAACGAAGGTTAAGTCCCGCTAAACAAACAACGCAAATCCTTAAAGTGTATCCAGATGAGTTACAGATTAACGAGAATTACGTTCATGGTACGGGGATATTAATTCATCCTCATCAAAAAATCCTAATTCACGGGGTCATTAACTCATCAGCACAGTTAAAGGAACTCAAAACTAACCATCATGCGCAACTTTGGCAGGTTAACGGAGATGTTGACAGCATTGAAAAGCCCACTAATGTTAACCAGTTTGATGCGAACCGGTATTACCAAAGTACCGGAATAACTAATTCGTTAAAGATTAATCAAATTCACAAAATTTCGAATCTTGAAGGAATTGACTTAGTAAATTGGATTCATTCATTTAGGCAACGATTAATTTCTCGAGCGCAGAATCTGCCACCATCGTTAAAGATATACGTATTGAGTCTAATTTTGGGTGAAACTGATCAAGAATCATCACCCGAATTAAGTGGGATCAAGCAACTAGGTCTAATTCATTTATTTAGTATTTCAGGTTTTCACGTCTATTATTTGGTGGGGATTCTTGAATTTATTTTGGTTCATCTAAGGTTAACTCGTGAGCGATACCGAATATTAATTTTTGGCTTCTTGCCGATTTATTATATTTTTGCTGGATCGTCAATCGGATTATTAAGATCGATTTTAATGGTGGAAATTGGACTGCTAAGCCGATCGATGAATTTTAGGATCTCACCACTAAATGTCTGGAGTTTAGCTCTGATGGCTAACCTGATGATAGCTCCGCAATCCTTAATTCAATTTGGCTGTCAATTAAGTTATGTCTTGTCATTTGCGTTGATCTTCACGCGTAACTATCAATTTTGGAAGCAAACCATTTTTATGAACATGGTGAGCTTTCCGTTTATCATCTTTAATATCTATAACTGGCACGTTTTGACAATTGCCGCAAATTTATTAATCTTACCGTTGTTTTCGGTGATTGTTTTTCCGGTGGTAATCATTGGGGCGATCATTAGTCATGTTTCAACAGTGATGGGACAACTTGCTGATTTATTTCTTAATTTCTTTGATAAATTTCTGAACGTTATCAGTAATTTGCCGGGGAACATATATTTTGGTAAACCAAATGCTGGATTAGTAATTATTGCGTTTTTAATAACGTTATTAATGGTTGGTAAACCCAGCTGGCGTTTAATTTGGACGTTATTTAGTTTATATTTATTGATGTTTACGGTAATTCATTTTCCGTTGAATGGTGAAGTAAGTTATTTTGATGTCGGTCAGGGGGACAGCTTTTTAGTTCGAACGCCATTTAATCGATCGGTAACGATCATTGATACCGGTGGAAAACTTAATTTTGGTCATCAGCCAACCAACTATCAGGCATTAAGAACGTCGATTAATTATTTGAATAGTCGTGGGATCCACACAGTCGACAATTTATGCCTTAGTCATCAGGATGCGGATCATTGCGGGGATGTTCCCGCGTTTTTACAGAAAATGAACGTTAAACGCTTGTTTATTCCGTTAGGGATGAACAAAAATATCCGGTTTATGAATCGAATTCGTCCGTATATGAATCGTACCCAATTAATTCCCGTTAAGAATGATGATGTAATTCCGCAAACAACTCTAAAGGTGGTTCATCCGTTTACGGGTGGACTGGGTACTAATGCTGATTCAATGGTACTCCATGGATTATTTGGTGGTAAGCAATGGCTATTTATGGGTGACCTAGATAAAAATGGTGAAACGGACATTATTCATCATTATCCTAATTTAAGGACTAACGTTTTAAAATTGGGGCATCACGGTAGCTCAACGTCGACGGGCCAAGAATTTTTAGCTCGAGTTAATCCTCAGGTCGCGATTATTTCGGCTGGTCGACATAATCGCTATCATCATCCTGATCCACAGATAGTTCAGTTAGTACGTAGACATGGAATTAAAATTTTTAACACGCAAAATAATGGTATGATAACGTATAATTATCATGGTAATAACGGATATTGGTCAACTAATAACTAA
- the holA gene encoding DNA polymerase III subunit delta, translating to MGIQKLLNDLTHKKFQSIYLILGNQEYLNRLIRNRFIKLIPDGERAMNFAEYDMHTVQLDSVLNDATSTPFIGSHRLIFVDNPDFLTGKPAQKVNKNHINELVKYLKRPMPSTILVFFAPYSKLDGRKKITKTVKHTATTVNLNYFSEAQTNRFVQSVITKHGYKISPSNLSLLLQRTEGQLSSIMGDLPKLLLYCRNTKVISKKAIDTLVTKSLNQNVFDLVNDVLYQRTTQAISLYHNLIIEGQPSLQINAILVNQFRLLLQVMILYRYGYSQGSLSRMLKTNPFRIKIALRLINNFSMEQLMAADLGLIHMEIQMKSTNQSPEMLFELFMLKFAKKNSQSE from the coding sequence ATGGGCATTCAGAAATTGCTTAATGATTTAACGCACAAGAAATTTCAATCGATATATTTAATCCTGGGTAATCAAGAGTATTTAAATCGGTTGATCCGGAATCGATTTATTAAGTTAATCCCAGATGGCGAACGAGCCATGAATTTTGCGGAATATGATATGCATACGGTTCAGTTAGACAGCGTTTTAAATGATGCTACATCAACACCGTTTATAGGCAGTCACCGCTTAATTTTTGTGGATAATCCTGATTTTTTGACTGGTAAGCCCGCCCAAAAGGTTAATAAGAATCACATCAATGAATTAGTTAAGTATTTAAAGCGACCGATGCCGTCAACGATCTTAGTCTTTTTTGCTCCATATTCGAAACTGGACGGTCGTAAAAAGATTACGAAGACGGTTAAACATACGGCAACCACGGTTAATTTGAATTATTTTTCTGAAGCACAGACTAATCGGTTTGTCCAAAGTGTCATTACAAAGCATGGGTACAAAATTAGTCCAAGTAATTTAAGTTTATTGTTGCAACGAACAGAAGGTCAGCTCTCGTCAATAATGGGGGATTTACCGAAATTACTGCTATATTGTCGAAACACTAAGGTGATTTCTAAAAAGGCTATCGACACGCTGGTCACGAAATCGTTGAACCAAAACGTTTTTGATTTAGTTAACGATGTTTTATATCAGCGAACGACACAGGCGATTTCGCTATACCATAATTTAATTATCGAGGGTCAGCCATCATTACAAATTAACGCGATCTTGGTCAATCAATTTAGATTATTGTTACAAGTGATGATCTTATATCGATATGGATATAGCCAGGGTAGTTTATCAAGAATGCTTAAGACGAATCCGTTTCGAATTAAGATTGCGTTGAGATTGATCAATAATTTCTCAATGGAACAGCTAATGGCCGCTGATCTAGGCTTAATCCATATGGAAATTCAGATGAAATCAACGAACCAATCGCCTGAAATGCTTTTTGAATTATTTATGTTAAAATTTGCTAAAAAAAATAGTCAATCTGAATAA
- the rpsT gene encoding 30S ribosomal protein S20, protein MPVIKSAIKRVRTNANAKQRNVAQRSKAKSAIKKFLTAKKAGSKDLGASYKSAISAIDRAKSKGLIKANKAKRQKSHLAKQFNK, encoded by the coding sequence ATGCCAGTCATCAAATCTGCTATCAAACGTGTTAGAACTAATGCTAACGCTAAGCAGCGTAACGTAGCACAACGAAGCAAGGCTAAGAGCGCCATTAAGAAATTCTTAACAGCTAAAAAAGCTGGCTCTAAGGACTTAGGTGCTTCTTACAAGAGTGCTATCAGTGCTATTGATCGTGCTAAATCAAAAGGCTTAATCAAGGCTAACAAAGCTAAGCGTCAAAAGTCTCATTTAGCTAAGCAATTTAACAAATAA
- the rpsO gene encoding 30S ribosomal protein S15: MLSKDTKAKLMKKYAQHDGDTGSTEVQIALLTANINEISNHIKTHKKDHVSARGLMKKIGHRRNLLRYLRNNNFKKYHNLTKSLGLRH; encoded by the coding sequence ATGTTAAGTAAAGATACAAAAGCTAAGCTTATGAAGAAGTATGCTCAGCACGATGGCGATACTGGTTCTACTGAAGTTCAGATTGCTTTATTAACTGCTAACATTAACGAAATTAGTAACCATATCAAGACCCATAAGAAGGATCACGTTTCTGCTCGTGGTTTAATGAAGAAGATTGGTCACCGTCGTAACTTACTCCGTTACCTTCGTAACAATAACTTTAAGAAATATCATAATTTGACCAAGAGCTTAGGCTTACGTCATTAA
- a CDS encoding ribonuclease J, which yields MKSKVEILPLGGIREKGENLYAVVVNGGIYILDCGLRYPTNEMLGIDVIIPDVTYLKQNRNRIVGVFLTHGHEEAIGALPYFLKEFNVPVFGSKFTIAMAEHLVHSHRATRKFNKFNVINPNSEIIFRDVVVTFFNTTHSIPGSMGIVLNTKEGQIVYTGNFKFDPTVYKNYRSNLIRIGEVGKKGVLALLSDSANAENYHENVPELKIDQYLTYLFSHRKNRIIVGCQSSNLLRIQQIFNAAFKAHRKVCLMHPRLEAPIIIGLKYHQLTLPAKGMLVNPKNINSIDKSKLVILETGKMGESLKALRRMASQQNGSVNIKPNDLVIIATEPNHSMEVQVAETKDAICRAEGIFRMITDEFNVTDNASRRDMQMIIDLLHPKYLIPVLGEYRVLKAYKRLAIQMGFPKDHIITPSKGSTLVYNGHRMNYGKSVPAGDTIVDGSGVGDVGNIVLRDRKVLSEDGIFIAVVTIDHKTGKVVADPQIKSRGFIYVSLNRALMNKSAQLVKHIVQKDLSNGQYDWSYLKKDIRDVLSNYLYKATTHHPVIMPVIMEINHVNKESD from the coding sequence ATGAAAAGTAAAGTTGAAATTCTCCCACTTGGGGGTATACGAGAAAAAGGCGAAAATTTATACGCAGTCGTCGTTAATGGCGGCATTTATATTTTAGATTGTGGATTAAGATACCCTACAAATGAAATGCTCGGGATTGACGTTATTATTCCCGACGTTACTTACTTGAAACAGAATCGAAATCGAATCGTGGGTGTCTTTTTAACTCACGGTCATGAAGAAGCAATTGGTGCTTTACCTTATTTCTTAAAAGAATTTAACGTACCAGTCTTTGGATCGAAATTCACAATCGCTATGGCTGAACATTTAGTCCACAGTCATCGCGCCACTCGTAAATTTAACAAATTTAATGTAATTAATCCTAATAGTGAAATTATCTTCCGAGACGTTGTCGTCACATTTTTCAATACTACGCATTCAATCCCTGGATCGATGGGAATCGTCTTGAATACTAAAGAGGGTCAAATCGTTTATACCGGTAATTTTAAGTTTGACCCGACGGTTTACAAGAATTACCGATCAAACCTGATTAGAATTGGTGAAGTTGGTAAAAAGGGCGTCTTAGCATTATTAAGTGACTCAGCAAATGCTGAAAATTATCACGAAAACGTGCCTGAATTAAAGATTGATCAGTACCTGACGTACTTATTTAGCCACCGTAAGAACCGGATCATCGTTGGCTGTCAATCCAGTAATTTACTTCGGATCCAACAGATCTTTAACGCGGCCTTTAAAGCTCATCGTAAAGTTTGCTTGATGCACCCTAGATTAGAAGCACCGATTATAATCGGTCTGAAGTATCATCAGTTGACGTTACCAGCAAAAGGGATGCTGGTTAACCCGAAGAACATTAATTCCATTGATAAATCTAAATTAGTTATTTTAGAAACCGGTAAAATGGGAGAATCTCTAAAAGCCCTCAGAAGAATGGCCAGTCAACAGAACGGTTCCGTTAATATTAAGCCCAATGATTTAGTCATCATTGCGACCGAACCTAATCATTCGATGGAAGTTCAGGTTGCTGAAACTAAGGATGCTATTTGCCGAGCTGAAGGCATCTTTAGAATGATCACCGATGAATTTAACGTTACTGATAACGCTAGTCGTCGTGATATGCAGATGATCATTGATTTACTGCACCCGAAGTACCTAATTCCAGTATTAGGTGAATATCGAGTTCTTAAAGCATATAAGCGATTAGCTATTCAAATGGGCTTTCCAAAGGATCACATCATTACACCGTCTAAAGGTAGCACGCTAGTTTATAACGGCCACCGAATGAATTATGGTAAGTCAGTCCCTGCTGGTGATACCATTGTTGATGGCAGTGGCGTTGGTGACGTTGGTAATATTGTGTTACGTGATCGTAAAGTCTTATCTGAAGACGGGATCTTTATTGCCGTCGTTACGATTGATCATAAGACGGGTAAAGTCGTTGCTGACCCCCAGATCAAATCACGTGGCTTTATCTACGTCAGTTTGAACAGGGCTTTAATGAACAAGAGTGCTCAATTAGTTAAGCACATTGTTCAAAAGGATTTAAGCAATGGTCAGTATGACTGGAG